From one Catellatospora sp. IY07-71 genomic stretch:
- a CDS encoding nuclear transport factor 2 family protein, giving the protein MSENKRTVERYLDGFRKNDHAQILSCLTDDITWTVYGAFKLSGKQAYDEAIDGPGFIQPPTLDLVRMVEQDDVIMAELTGEARRTDGSVMRMSMAEVFVMRGGLIAERRAWVIELKENDHR; this is encoded by the coding sequence ATGTCGGAGAACAAGCGCACGGTCGAGCGATACCTGGACGGGTTCCGCAAGAACGACCACGCGCAGATCCTGTCGTGCCTGACCGACGACATCACCTGGACCGTCTACGGCGCGTTCAAGCTGTCCGGCAAGCAGGCCTACGACGAGGCCATCGACGGTCCCGGCTTCATCCAGCCGCCCACGCTGGACCTGGTCCGGATGGTCGAGCAGGACGACGTGATCATGGCCGAGCTGACCGGCGAGGCCCGCCGCACCGACGGCTCGGTGATGCGTATGTCCATGGCCGAGGTGTTCGTCATGCGCGGTGGCCTGATCGCCGAGCGCCGGGCCTGGGTGATCGAGCTGAAGGAGAACGACCACCGCTGA
- a CDS encoding discoidin domain-containing protein — protein MSIPPVARRARFRRAALAASVTAALVLLAQSLVANTPAQAAGPLISQGKPVTASSIEGAGTPAAAAVDGDPGTRWSSQFSDPQWIRVDLGATAAIDQVRLVWETAYATAFQIQVSPDGNAWTSIYSTTTGTGGTQTLAVGGSGRYVRMYGTTRAIGYGYSLWEFQVFGVIGGQPSPSASPSSSPSPNPNPGGTPISEFKKVEASSYEGGNAPAAALDGRTTTRWSSQFSDPQWIRIDFGGTATVSRVVLNWESAFARGYRIETSADGTNWTGIYSTTTGNGGIETLNISGTGRYLRLYGTQRATGYGYSLWELQVFGTVNTSATTPPMLSAPTRPPATTGQFQLTGPADAAMVTTTRRPALSWNAVGGAARYQVWLNISRTDYDFTQSGNLIDLYTKVAEPTGTTYTPTWDLPDRWTYKWYVVAVNSSGGTVSVSNIRRFSVYLPVLETVADGVNIVNGSRDLNKNGAVEPYEDWRLPVETRVNDLLGRMTLEEKAYQMFYNAQAFNRAGWHFGPAEGPDLHNFLLSSATTRLGIPFVSAGDTIHGYKTTYPTQSALAAGRNYPLQYKLGDMQRREQLEVGTRGVLGPLAEVGTKVIYPRIQEGNGENADVAAAQVRALVAGLQGGPELNPASVLATVKHWPGEGAGGEALIVYDAVTIKYHMIPFRAALEAGAVNIMPGYAGSSFLDPGGPGAGDSAPILAYLRNNLGYTGLITTDWLPSGSWVGAAKAGSDVMGGADPGAPGYSMATFTAGVPAARIDDAVRRVLRLKFQLGIFEAPYGDPVNGTYRMHQPAYTQLANQASREAMTLLKNNGVLPLRLNAGDNIVVAGPRAADSLACCIWTSYFHQEYGSKNIIDSIRARAATAGVNVYQDSGPSPKLAIVAVGEGSYTHATNWVKEQPFLPPDQLAVIQNFRNQNIPVVVVLVMPRPYVITEWDALTAATVVTYRGGEEMGPALAGLLFGDYAPSGKLPWQLPRNLSDVLRPGGSDVLADAVEFWDLPYDLGATTAQRNEIRARIDAGQPVPTNYGNPLYPYGAGRTGW, from the coding sequence ATGTCCATCCCACCCGTCGCCAGACGGGCCCGGTTCCGCCGGGCCGCGCTGGCGGCGTCCGTCACCGCCGCTCTGGTACTGCTCGCACAGTCCCTGGTGGCCAACACCCCGGCGCAGGCCGCCGGCCCCCTGATCTCGCAGGGCAAGCCGGTCACCGCGTCGTCGATCGAGGGCGCGGGCACGCCGGCCGCCGCCGCCGTCGACGGCGACCCCGGCACGCGCTGGTCCAGCCAGTTCAGCGACCCGCAGTGGATCCGCGTCGACCTCGGCGCGACCGCCGCGATCGACCAGGTCCGGCTGGTCTGGGAGACGGCGTACGCGACCGCCTTCCAGATCCAGGTCTCGCCCGACGGCAACGCCTGGACCAGCATCTACTCCACGACCACCGGCACCGGCGGCACGCAGACCCTCGCGGTCGGCGGCAGCGGCCGCTACGTGCGCATGTACGGCACCACCCGGGCCATCGGCTACGGCTACTCGCTGTGGGAGTTCCAGGTCTTCGGCGTGATCGGCGGCCAGCCCAGCCCCAGCGCGAGCCCGAGCAGCAGCCCGAGCCCGAACCCCAACCCGGGCGGCACGCCGATCTCGGAGTTCAAGAAGGTCGAGGCGTCGTCGTACGAGGGCGGCAACGCCCCCGCCGCCGCGCTGGACGGGCGCACCACCACCCGCTGGTCCAGCCAGTTCAGCGACCCGCAGTGGATCCGGATCGACTTCGGCGGCACGGCGACCGTCAGCCGGGTCGTGCTCAACTGGGAGTCCGCGTTCGCGCGCGGCTACCGGATCGAGACGTCCGCCGACGGCACGAACTGGACCGGCATCTACTCGACCACCACCGGCAACGGCGGCATCGAGACGCTCAACATCAGCGGCACCGGCCGCTACCTGCGCCTCTACGGCACGCAGCGGGCCACCGGCTACGGCTACTCGCTGTGGGAGCTGCAGGTGTTCGGCACGGTCAACACGTCGGCGACCACCCCGCCGATGCTGTCCGCCCCGACCCGTCCCCCGGCGACCACCGGCCAGTTCCAGCTGACCGGCCCGGCCGACGCGGCGATGGTCACCACCACCCGCCGCCCGGCGCTGAGCTGGAACGCGGTCGGCGGCGCGGCCCGCTACCAGGTCTGGCTCAACATCAGCCGGACCGACTACGACTTCACCCAGTCCGGGAACCTCATCGACCTGTACACGAAGGTCGCCGAGCCCACCGGCACGACGTACACCCCGACCTGGGACCTGCCCGACCGCTGGACGTACAAGTGGTACGTGGTGGCCGTCAACAGTTCCGGCGGCACGGTCTCGGTGTCGAACATCCGGAGGTTCAGCGTCTACCTGCCGGTGCTGGAGACGGTCGCCGACGGCGTCAACATCGTCAACGGCAGCCGCGACCTGAACAAGAACGGCGCCGTCGAGCCGTACGAGGACTGGCGCCTGCCGGTCGAGACGCGGGTCAACGATCTCCTCGGGCGGATGACGCTGGAGGAGAAGGCGTACCAGATGTTCTACAACGCCCAGGCGTTCAACCGCGCGGGCTGGCACTTCGGCCCCGCCGAGGGCCCTGACCTGCACAACTTCCTGCTGTCCTCGGCGACCACCCGCCTGGGCATCCCGTTCGTGTCGGCGGGCGACACCATCCACGGGTACAAGACCACCTACCCGACGCAGAGCGCGCTGGCCGCGGGCCGCAACTACCCGCTGCAGTACAAGCTCGGCGACATGCAGCGCCGCGAGCAGCTCGAAGTGGGCACCCGCGGCGTGCTCGGCCCGCTGGCCGAGGTCGGCACGAAGGTGATCTACCCCCGGATCCAGGAGGGCAACGGCGAGAACGCCGACGTCGCCGCCGCCCAGGTGCGGGCGCTGGTGGCGGGCCTGCAGGGCGGCCCGGAGCTCAACCCTGCATCGGTGCTGGCCACGGTCAAGCACTGGCCCGGCGAGGGCGCGGGCGGCGAGGCGCTGATCGTGTACGACGCGGTCACCATCAAGTACCACATGATCCCGTTCCGGGCCGCGCTGGAGGCCGGCGCGGTCAACATCATGCCGGGGTACGCGGGCAGCTCGTTCCTGGACCCGGGCGGCCCCGGGGCCGGTGACAGCGCGCCGATCCTGGCCTACCTGCGCAACAACCTGGGCTACACGGGCCTGATCACGACGGACTGGCTGCCGTCGGGCTCGTGGGTCGGGGCGGCCAAGGCCGGTTCGGACGTGATGGGCGGCGCGGACCCGGGTGCGCCCGGCTACTCCATGGCGACCTTCACCGCCGGGGTGCCCGCGGCCCGCATCGACGACGCGGTCCGGCGGGTGCTGCGGCTGAAGTTCCAGCTCGGCATCTTCGAGGCGCCGTACGGCGACCCGGTCAACGGCACGTACCGGATGCACCAGCCCGCGTACACCCAGCTGGCGAACCAGGCCTCGCGCGAGGCGATGACGCTGCTGAAGAACAACGGGGTGCTGCCGCTGCGGCTCAACGCGGGCGACAACATCGTGGTGGCCGGTCCGCGCGCCGCCGACTCGCTGGCCTGCTGCATCTGGACCAGCTACTTCCACCAGGAGTACGGCTCGAAGAACATCATCGACTCGATCAGGGCGCGGGCGGCGACCGCCGGGGTCAACGTGTACCAGGACTCCGGACCGTCTCCGAAACTCGCCATCGTCGCGGTCGGTGAGGGCTCCTACACCCACGCCACCAACTGGGTGAAGGAGCAGCCGTTCCTGCCGCCGGACCAGCTGGCGGTGATCCAGAACTTCCGCAACCAGAACATCCCGGTCGTGGTCGTGCTGGTGATGCCGCGCCCATACGTCATCACCGAGTGGGACGCGCTGACCGCCGCCACGGTGGTCACCTACCGCGGCGGCGAGGAGATGGGCCCGGCCCTGGCCGGCCTGCTGTTCGGCGACTACGCGCCCAGCGGCAAGCTGCCGTGGCAGCTGCCCCGCAACCTGTCCGACGTGCTGCGGCCCGGCGGCAGCGACGTGCTCGCCGACGCCGTCGAGTTCTGGGACCTGCCCTACGACCTGGGCGCCACCACCGCCCAGCGCAACGAGATCAGGGCCCGCATCGACGCCGGCCAGCCGGTGCCGACCAACTACGGCAACCCGCTCTACCCGTACGGAGCCGGCCGCACCGGCTGGTGA
- a CDS encoding transglycosylase domain-containing protein has protein sequence MTSPPTPTSGRSPVPPDDNAGTRGETAGQSGYTNPDRTISASPSPPPGRVAGRAAVPTVAGRAPAATCRPTPGGSGRAAVRPAGTAPEGRPARTRLSEADSKGKRRKRWGRSILLASVAMIVMLAGGGLIAGAYFYDSVPEPADFSENENTFVYSSDGEQIAKLGGENRQIVAMPTLSDEVKAALIAGEDKNFFQHSGIDVWGIARAAWNNLTGGETQGASTITQQYARNAAKDLEVSYARKLREAVMARRLEEEHSKDEILGFYVNTVWFGRGSSGVGAAARAYFGKPADKLTVEEAAVLGAVLKQPEPNEADGSKGFDPHFNPDAARIRWNYVLDNLVEMGRIDAQQRAAMVYPDKALRKYSAKSGETGVQGTGTGFVIQKYVDREMTAWGITDWRNKGYRITTTINAKAQKALEAQLFRTFEWKQSCTGKGDQKQCTNDVEDAIDVKGTKINGYPKNVIAAGVAIDPKTGRVLAYYGGADGTGIDYAGKINEGTTWEDGGHPPASSFKVYTLAAAIDAGISLKSTWDPTPITATGKNKNCDKYKLCPYEVENAGRDPGKLKCKRKCTLKDVTRMSLNVPFFKIAKKIGPDKVVKMAHAAGVNTMWALSDGKARDLTDPATDISRASFDYQVGFGQYPITVLDHASGMATFANHGIYYKPHFVIKVEKKDEKTGKYKLVPQAGEVIQAERRIRAEVADEVTGVLKTMPGYYYHPLLGRQAAAKTGTWESKTKENAHSHVWTVGYTPQIASAIWVGNVKNASDPIYRPAKLGGGNITSVGLPADIWQAFMNAAHTGMKLLPEPLANGTGGKLGESEGVGDGVDPPKKDDDDEDCDDDDEKKCKKKPAPGGSPVPSPPPGGPGPGPIVLPTPLQSLLGG, from the coding sequence ATGACTTCGCCCCCGACGCCCACCTCGGGCCGCTCCCCCGTCCCACCCGACGACAATGCCGGCACCCGCGGCGAAACCGCAGGTCAGAGTGGGTACACCAACCCGGACCGCACCATCTCCGCGTCGCCGAGCCCGCCGCCCGGCCGGGTCGCGGGCCGCGCCGCCGTGCCGACCGTCGCGGGGCGAGCGCCCGCCGCAACCTGCCGCCCGACGCCCGGCGGCTCCGGGCGGGCTGCCGTACGTCCCGCCGGGACGGCCCCGGAGGGGCGGCCGGCCCGTACCCGGCTCAGCGAGGCCGACAGCAAGGGCAAGCGCCGCAAGCGGTGGGGACGCAGCATCCTGCTGGCCTCGGTGGCGATGATCGTGATGCTCGCGGGCGGCGGCCTGATCGCGGGCGCCTACTTCTACGACTCGGTGCCCGAGCCCGCGGACTTCAGCGAGAACGAGAACACCTTCGTCTACTCCTCCGACGGCGAGCAGATCGCCAAGCTCGGCGGCGAGAACCGGCAGATCGTCGCCATGCCGACGCTGTCCGACGAGGTGAAGGCGGCGCTGATCGCGGGCGAGGACAAGAACTTCTTCCAGCACAGCGGCATCGACGTGTGGGGCATCGCGCGCGCCGCGTGGAACAACCTGACCGGCGGCGAGACGCAGGGCGCCTCGACGATCACCCAGCAGTACGCCCGCAACGCCGCGAAGGACCTGGAGGTCAGCTACGCCCGCAAGCTGCGCGAGGCGGTGATGGCGCGCCGCCTGGAGGAGGAGCACAGCAAGGACGAGATCCTCGGCTTCTACGTGAACACGGTGTGGTTCGGCCGCGGATCGAGCGGCGTGGGCGCGGCGGCCAGGGCGTACTTCGGCAAGCCGGCCGACAAGCTGACGGTCGAGGAGGCCGCGGTGCTCGGCGCGGTGCTCAAGCAGCCGGAGCCGAACGAGGCCGACGGCAGCAAGGGCTTCGACCCGCACTTCAACCCGGACGCGGCCCGCATCCGGTGGAACTATGTGCTGGACAACCTGGTCGAGATGGGCCGGATCGACGCCCAGCAGCGGGCGGCGATGGTCTATCCCGACAAGGCGCTGCGCAAGTACTCCGCGAAGTCGGGTGAGACCGGGGTGCAGGGCACGGGCACCGGCTTCGTGATCCAGAAGTACGTGGACCGGGAGATGACCGCCTGGGGCATCACCGACTGGCGCAACAAGGGCTACCGGATCACCACGACGATCAACGCGAAGGCGCAGAAGGCGCTGGAGGCGCAGCTGTTCCGCACCTTCGAGTGGAAGCAGTCGTGCACCGGCAAGGGCGACCAGAAGCAGTGCACCAACGACGTGGAAGACGCGATCGACGTCAAGGGCACGAAGATCAACGGGTATCCGAAGAACGTGATCGCGGCCGGGGTCGCCATCGACCCGAAGACGGGCCGGGTGCTGGCCTACTACGGCGGCGCCGACGGCACCGGCATCGACTACGCCGGGAAGATCAACGAGGGCACCACCTGGGAGGACGGCGGCCATCCGCCCGCGTCGTCGTTCAAGGTGTACACGCTGGCCGCCGCGATCGACGCGGGCATCTCGCTGAAGTCGACCTGGGACCCGACGCCGATCACCGCCACCGGCAAGAACAAGAACTGCGACAAGTACAAGCTGTGCCCGTACGAGGTGGAGAACGCCGGCCGCGACCCGGGCAAGCTCAAGTGCAAGCGCAAGTGCACGCTGAAGGACGTCACCCGGATGTCGCTCAACGTGCCCTTCTTCAAGATCGCCAAGAAGATCGGCCCGGACAAGGTCGTCAAGATGGCGCACGCGGCCGGCGTCAACACCATGTGGGCGCTCAGCGACGGCAAGGCGCGCGACCTCACCGACCCGGCCACCGACATCAGCCGCGCCTCGTTCGACTACCAGGTCGGCTTCGGGCAGTACCCGATCACCGTGCTGGACCACGCCTCGGGCATGGCGACCTTCGCCAACCACGGCATCTACTACAAACCGCACTTCGTGATCAAGGTCGAGAAGAAGGACGAGAAGACCGGCAAGTACAAGCTGGTCCCGCAGGCCGGGGAGGTCATCCAGGCCGAGCGCCGCATCCGCGCCGAGGTGGCCGACGAGGTGACCGGGGTGCTCAAGACGATGCCCGGCTACTACTACCACCCGCTGCTGGGCCGCCAGGCCGCCGCGAAGACCGGCACCTGGGAGAGCAAGACCAAGGAGAACGCCCACTCCCACGTGTGGACGGTCGGCTACACCCCGCAGATCGCGTCGGCGATCTGGGTCGGCAACGTCAAGAACGCCTCCGACCCCATCTACCGGCCCGCCAAGCTGGGCGGCGGCAACATCACCAGCGTCGGCCTGCCCGCCGACATCTGGCAGGCCTTCATGAACGCCGCCCACACCGGCATGAAGCTGCTGCCCGAGCCGCTGGCCAACGGCACCGGCGGCAAGCTCGGCGAGTCCGAGGGGGTCGGCGACGGCGTCGACCCGCCGAAGAAGGACGACGACGACGAGGACTGCGACGACGACGACGAGAAGAAGTGCAAGAAGAAGCCGGCGCCCGGCGGCAGCCCCGTGCCGTCACCGCCGCCGGGCGGTCCCGGTCCCGGTCCCATCGTGCTGCCGACACCGCTGCAGTCCCTGCTCGGCGGCTGA